The nucleotide sequence CGCTTCGGCGAACGGACCTTGGCCCGTGTCCGCGAACAGTTCGTCGACCGGGCACTCGACCTGCCGGTCGCCGTGGTGGAGCGGGCGGGCACCGGCGATCTGACATCGCGGGGCACCACCGACGTCGTGGCGGTGGGCAGCACCCTGCGCGACGCGGGCCCCGAGATCGTGATCGCCGCGATCCAGGCGGTGTTCGTCATCGTCGCCGTACTCGTCCTCGATCCGCTGCTCGGGCTGTGCGGCCTGCTGGGCCTGTTCGGCATCGTGATCGCCGCCCGCTGGTACCTGCGCCGCGCCCGCACCGCCTACCTCGTCCAGGGCGAGGCCGACTCGGGTTTGGCGGAGGTCATCACCACCACGGCCACGGGCGCCCGTACGGTCGAGGCACTGAGCCTCCAGGACCGCCGGATCACGGCCGGCCGCGAGGCCAACGGGACGTGGCTGCGGACCCGGCTGCGGACGCTGCGGCTGCGCAGTGTGCTCTTCCCCTCGATCGACATCTCGTACGTCATCCCCGTGGTCGCCGTCCTGCTGGTCGGCGGCGCGCTGCTCGACCACGACGCGGTCAGCCTGGGCACGGTCGTCTCCTGCGCCCTGTACCTGCGGCAGCTCTCGCAGCCGCTGGACGTGATCCTGCAGCAGATGGAGCAACTGCAGAGCAGCGGAGCCGCGTTCGCACGCGTCGAAGGCCTCGGACTGGCCCCGCGCGTACGGCCGTCCACGGGCCCGGTCCCCGCGGACGACCGCATCGAGGTGACCGGCGTCCACTACGCGTACGACGGCGGCCGCGACGTGCTGCACGGCGTCGACCTGACGGTCCGCCCCGGCGAACGGCTCGCCGTCGTCGGCCCGTCGGGAGCCGGGAAGTCCACCCTGGGCCGGCTGCTCGTCGGCATCGACCGGCCGGGCCGGGGCACGGTGACGGTGGGTGGCGTACCCGTCGCGGACCTGGACCCGGACGAGCTGCGCCGCCAGGTGGTGCTCGTGACGCAGGAGCACCATGTCTTCCACGACACGGTCCGCGACAACCTGCTGATCGCGGCCCCGACCGCCACGGACGAAGACCTGTGGTCGGCGCTGGCGGTGGTGGGAGCGGACTGGGTCCAGCGGCTGGTGGACGGCCTGGACACGGAACTGGGCGCGGGCAAACACCTGGTCAACGGCGCGCAGTCGCAGCAACTGGCCCTGGCCAGAGTCGTACTGGCCGACCCGCACACCCTGATCCTGGACGAGGCGACGGCCCTCCTCGACCCCACAACAGCCCGCCACACGGAACGCGCCCTGGCAGCGGTCCTGAAGGGCCGCACGGTCATAGCCATAGCCCACCGCCTCCACACAGCCCGCGACGCGGACCGCGTGGCGGTAATGGCAGCCGGCCACCTGACGGAACTGGGCACCCACGACGAACTGGTGGCGACGGAGGGCGAGTACGCGGCGCTGTGGCACTCGTGGCAGGGCGAGCCGGGCACCACGCACTGAGCCGGGGAAACCCGCCAGGTTCCGCTTAATTACGCCCGGGACAAGATTCCGCCTGAACAGTAACCCGCAAGGACCACCCCCTCCACACTTCCCACCACTCCGGATCGGCTCTGACCGCCAAATGCGTCACACCGACGCCCTTTCAGTGCGCATGATAGGCGTATGGCCATCTCTGAATCCCGCCTCAG is from Streptomyces sp. NBC_00370 and encodes:
- a CDS encoding ABC transporter ATP-binding protein; translation: MTGDRDATALPVAAQRHVRRAAMRLIGQERAAFSLMLVLNAAAAAVGLVAPWLLGRIVNVVSAGHGAVGTVDRYAYAIVACALAQLILTRYAGYVGHRFGERTLARVREQFVDRALDLPVAVVERAGTGDLTSRGTTDVVAVGSTLRDAGPEIVIAAIQAVFVIVAVLVLDPLLGLCGLLGLFGIVIAARWYLRRARTAYLVQGEADSGLAEVITTTATGARTVEALSLQDRRITAGREANGTWLRTRLRTLRLRSVLFPSIDISYVIPVVAVLLVGGALLDHDAVSLGTVVSCALYLRQLSQPLDVILQQMEQLQSSGAAFARVEGLGLAPRVRPSTGPVPADDRIEVTGVHYAYDGGRDVLHGVDLTVRPGERLAVVGPSGAGKSTLGRLLVGIDRPGRGTVTVGGVPVADLDPDELRRQVVLVTQEHHVFHDTVRDNLLIAAPTATDEDLWSALAVVGADWVQRLVDGLDTELGAGKHLVNGAQSQQLALARVVLADPHTLILDEATALLDPTTARHTERALAAVLKGRTVIAIAHRLHTARDADRVAVMAAGHLTELGTHDELVATEGEYAALWHSWQGEPGTTH